AATTCAGCCTTGATTGGTATATGTTGCAAATCGATAGATTAGGGATGTTCCGACTCAGCTAGATCCAAAACCCGCAATTCTATAGATATTTAAGTATTTAAGTTACGTCTAGTACGATCCAAAAATATTTAGCAAATCTATCTTATTGATTTATAATTACTAAAAATAATTAATAGTTGACGTGTTTATTATAAAAATTGCCATTGAAATTAACTTATTTCTTAGTGTCTTCATTAGAGTTAGTTCTTTCATATACGTTACATATATAATAAGCTATGATTTCAGAAATGTATGATGTACCTTTTTTGGAACACGTATGATGTACCTAATCATATGCAATTAAATTATCTTTTTTTGTTTTTGTTTTTATGCTTTTGGAAATATCCTACGAACATAACTACCCAAAATAATTCACCTTTAGTTGTTGAGACATATGTAGCTTATACTTACATAAAACATTATCTTCATTTGTGGCTTATATTGGAGTATGGACTAGAACTGTATCTAGACGACTAGACGCCAGGTGCGTGAGCTGGTCATCGAGATTGATAGATATTTTTGTACAGTTCCAGCCGTCCTTCCAAAGAGTTTGTACACGTTATCCAGAATGCTTGTGACGTTGTTACTTTACAACGTGGTTCTTGTTGATGTTTCTTCACCAGTGTCTTTCCCATGTCTCAAGGAATTGAGACTTGTAAACATCAAATTCCCAGGTGGTGATCTGAATCTGTCAGCAGGCTTCTATCTAATTGTCCTGTTTTTGAAGACTTGCTTGTGATGCTGTGTCCCCTGATGACAATATTGTAAATTTATGAGAATTAATGAGAGTTTATGAGAATTATTTGAGAGATTTTGGTGAAGAACTAAGAGAGATATGTGAGGAAATCCAAGAGAGAGAGACAAGAATATTTGAGGAACATTTTTCCTTAGATTGATTTAGTGTATACAATAGTTACATAAATACAAATATTCTTGTCTCTCTCTCTTGGATTTCCTCACATATCTCTCTTAGTTCTTCACCAAAATCTCTCAAATAATTCTCATAAACTCTCATTAATTCTCATAAATTTACATGGTATCAGAGCTACAAGCTCTTGAAACTTAAATCTCTTCCGCAAATTACTCTGATTTTTTTTTATCTCTTTAAAATCTCTTATCATTCACACCAGTCTCTCTCCTCTGTTCTTGAACTGTTTTTGAATTTTTCCAGTTCTGTTCTTGTGACTCTTGATGGATTCAGGAGAAAACTCAAAAATGGTGGTGATTCCAGTTACTCTTAAAGGAGCTAACTATCTACATTGGACAAGACTTGCTAAGACAGCTCTTGGAGGCAGAGGGCTTTGGGAGATTGTTGAAGAAGGTAGGCCACAAAAGAAGACTATCCTAGGAGAGGATGGCAAAGAGGTTGTTCTTGCTGATGCTGGCGCCAAGAAGAAATGTCAAGAGTACCAGTTGGTGTTGTCCATTCTTCAGCACAGTCTTGACCCCTCACTTCAGGAAGGTTACTCCTATTGTGAAACTTCCAAGGAGCTATGGGATACACTTCAGAAGGTGTATGGAAACAATTCCAACATCAGTAGAGTCTTTGAAGTCAAGAGAGCTATCAATACTCTTAGTCAAGAGGACAATGATTTTGATAAACATTTTGGGAAGTTCAGATCCTTGTGGGCTGAACTTGATATGCTCATCCCAGCAACTATTGATCCTGATGTGCTTAATCAAATGAGAGAGCAAGACAAGGTCTTTGCTTTGCTGCTTACCCTCAATCCAAGCTATGGTGACCTCATCAAGCACATCCTAAGGAATAAGGAGCTACCTTCTCTAGATGAGGTATGCTCTGAGATTCACAAGGAGCAAGGCTCAGTTGGTGTCTTTGGAAGAGGAAAGAAAGATTTGGTGCTTGCAAACCAAGCTGATGGAGCAGCAAACAAAAGCTCTTACAAAGCTGAAGACAAGACGGTGTGGATTTGTGATCATTGCAAGAAGAAATGCCATGGAAAGGACAAGTGCTGGATACTCCATCCCCATCTCAAGCCACAGAAGTTCAGGACAGGTTACAATGATGCCAAAGCAAACTTCTCTGGTGATATTGGTGAGTCATCTATACAAGGCAGCATGCACCAGACCAATGAAGCTTGTGAGAACAAAGGNNNNNNNNNNNNNNNNNNNNNNNNNNNNNNNNNNNNNNNNNNNNNNNNNNNNNNNNNNNNNNNNNNNNNNNNNNNNNNNNNNNNNNNNNNNNNNNNNNNNNNNNNNNNNNNNNNNNNNNNNNNNNNNNNNNNNNNNNNNNNNNNNNNNNNNNNNNNNNNNNNNNNNNNNNNNNNNNNNNNNNNNNNNNNNNNNNNNNNNNNNNNNNNNNNNNNNNNNNNNNNNNNNNNNNNNNNNNNNNNNNNNNNNNNNNNNNNNNNNNNNNNNNNNNNNNNNNNNNNNNNAGGTTGTTTAACAAAGATTCTAAAGCTTTCTATATGCCTAGCTTCACCTCAAACTTGTTATCAGTTAAAAGAGCTACTAATGACTTGAATTGCAGTGTTACTTTCACTCCTAATGATGTCTACTTTCAGGATATTGAAACTAGTAGGTTGCTTGGCAAAAGTGTCACCAAGGGAGACTTGTACTTGCTTGAAAATACTAAGCTTGCTGCCGATTTATCTCATGCTTTAAATTCCATTTCTGATTTCCCTAAAGATGTATTGTGGCATGCTAGATTAGGACATCCCCATTCTAGAGTTTTAAACATCATGTTGCCTAGTATTTCCTTTAAGAGTGATCGTGAGGCTTGTATCTTAGGAAAACATTGCAAATATGTTTTCTTTTGTATCTTAGGAAAACATTGCAAACACCACAATGTCTTTTTTTTAATTTTGTGTTCTCTTGTTCATTTAACACTGTTTCTGCACTCTCTCTGTTTTTTGTATTTGTATTTCAACTTACAAAAACTTTCTCTCTCGTATTTTCTTTTTGGTAGAGATAAAAGAGATCACTTTATTTTCAATGCAAGAAAGTAATAATGTAGACATCTAACACTAACGAGTTCTCTCTTTTCTCTTCAAAAGTATTTAACAAAGGCAAGAAAATAAACCAAAGCTAGTGTTTTCTTTTTCTAAAACAAACAAAAACTTGTGTTAAGACAAACAAAACAAGTATAGAAAAAAACAGAGAATAAAAAGAACAAAACAGAGAAGAAAAAAAAACAGAAAAAGAGATGGAGCGGCCGTGAGTTAAATGTCAAGCCAAGAATGTCAACAAAAACTGGGAAGAGGATTTTGCAAACGATCGGGAAAACTTTTCCCGCACCTCACCGGAGGTCGCAGAGGAGAGATGAAGGCACGTCGACAGAAGGAGAAATTGGATAGGCGTTCGGTGGAGGCGCACTGCACTGGTTTAATGAAAAATTCGAGCTCCTGTCATAGAAGAGAGAAGCCCATGGTGGATAAAGAGATTCATCGACGACGTAGACGTTGTGGAGTCAAGTTCATGCGAGTACAAAGCATTGTGACCGGAGGCTCCGCGTGCGTCAAGGTTGAAGACGTGAAGAAGAAAACCAAAAGAAGAAGACTACGTCGAGGTTGCAGGGAGATTGGTCACCGACTAGACTTCACGCCACGTAATCGATCTCTGTGTCCTCCGTGTCCCCACCACCCCCCACAGCCACGGCTTTGAATTGAGGTTGACGAGTGACGACCACTGAATCAGCTTCATAACCACATCGTCCCAATCTCCGTAAGCCTCTACTTTTTCTTATAATTTCTTACACGAAATGGTGTCAGTGTCGAAGAAAGTAAAGATTTAGAGCAAGATTATCACACGTCCTTGGGCTCGTACTTAGGTATTTTGGGCTTAAAAGAAAATAAAAAATATGAGAGAAAATGAAGGACGGGCCTTAATACGGGACTTCTCTTTTCGGTCCTTACATGCCAACTGGCATTTTTTTAGCACGGGTCGAAGTCGTCTAAGGTTTGTCTCGACATTTGGTATCCATATGGCTTATTATTTGACAGATGATATTTATCCGAAATGGACGACTTTTATTCAATCTATCAGACTACCACAAGGTCCGAAGAATTCATTATTTGCTAAATCCCAAGAAGCTGTTCGAAAAGATGTTGAACGTGCCTTTGGAGTCCTGCAAGCTAGATTTGCCGTTGTCAAAAATCCATCTAAGTTATGGGATAAAGAAAAAATATCAAATATTATGAGAGCTTGTATAATACTCCATAATATGATTGTCGAAGATGAACGAGCATCATTCATTCAGTATAACGCTTTTGAATTTCAAGAAAGAGAAGATGAGGATTCATTTTCCGTCAATATGCCTTCACATCTCGGCAATACAATGGATCGTCGAACAAGTCTTCGGAATAGACAAACCCATCAACAATTAAAAAATGATTTGATTGAATATATATGGGCTAAATTTGGACATCTTCCAAATGACATATAATTTCTAAATTTATATGAATTGAATAAAATGTTTGTTTTGTTTTATTTATGGTGTTTGTATGATTTTCTGTTTTTTTATAAAAATATGTTTGTAATATTCTATGAAATGAATAAAATGTTTGTCTATTTCATATTTTTTATAATTTAAAATGTTATATGTTTTATCCTAAACACATTAGTTCTATGTTGCTATGTACTAAAATAAATAATTTATGTAGCTAAGGACAAATTAAAGTCCCACCAATAATCACCACATTTAACAAAGTCCCATAACAGTGTCCTAACCATAACAATATTAATAAAAAAATTCTAAGGACTCAACTTAAAGTCCTTGCAATAATGTTGCTCTTAGGTCATGAATAACTTTTCTGGTAACCCGGGCTTCTAGTTTTAGTGGCAAAAGGCTTACAGTTGTGAGTACCGCCACCTGGGTTCGAATCCCGGTCACTGGGGAATTAACATTTCGGCATCGCCAGGGACAGGGGACCGACACGTGGCAACACGTGACTAGTCTGGATCACTTCTGTGGGGTCAGAATACCTCTGTATAATTCAAAAAAAAAAAAAAATTAACTTTCCTGGATTTCACTTGGTTCTCCTTCTCTTTGTTGGTCGTTATGTACGTCGCTGCTAAGGTTTGCTAATGAATCATTACTAGTTTGTGTAGAATTTCACAACCATTTTGTTCGATTTTTTTTTAAAAAATAAATAAAATTTCTCAGGCTTTGGTGTGTTGCATGCAGAAGCTGAAAGCTTGGGATTGAAATCTGATCTCAGATGGATAGGATAGGTCAGCTGCCTGAAGCTCTGCTTTTGAAGATTTTGTCCTTTCTGCCGACTACGAAAGATGTTGTGGCCACAATGGTTTTGTCTAAGCGGTGGCAGTTTCTATGGATGGCTTGTGCCAAGACTTTTGTACGATGATCGCCATCAGAATATTAAGAAAGAAAGTTTTTCGAGGTTTGTAGACAGATCCTTGCTTCTGCACGAGGCTCCAATTTTAGACTATTTGCATTTCAAGCTTTCTCAAGAGTCTAGTGCTGTGGATATTGGAGTATGGGCTAGAACCGTAGCTAGACGCCATGTCCGTGAGCTGGTTATCCAGCCATCATTCCAAGGAGCTTGTACACCGTATCCGGAATCCTTGTGACGTTGAAACTCAACAACATGGTTCTTGTTGATGTTGCTTCCTCCGTGTCTTTCTCATCTCTCAAGAAATTGTGTCTTGATTACATCATATACCCAGTGGTGATGAATCTGTCAACAGGCTTTTCTATCTAATTGTCCCATTCTTGAAGACTTGTTTGTGAATCGATGTCCTGATGACAACGTTACCGTTTTAACCGTGAGAGTGCCTTCTCTAAAGATTTTATATATGCGTTATCACAAAGATAGCTACGGTGGGGAAGCGTTTGTGATGGATGCTCCTTCTTTGGAGACGTTGACTATTGATGATTGTTCAGGGGTTTTGTGTCGTTAAGAATGAAATGCCTAACATTGTAACGGCAGATTTTGACTTTTACGATAGTTGTTCTTGGAAGATTCTGAGTTCTATAACTTCAGTCAGGGATCTCTGTTTATGTTTATCATTCTCAAAGGTATTTTTACTCTTTACTCTTCTTTTCAGAATTAGTAATGGAACAAAGACTAAACGAATCTTTCTTCCCCCATGGACTTGAATGCATATCCTAGTGGTTATGTCTTCCACCGTCTGGTAAATTTTAAGCTATGCAGATGTAAGACACAGTGGTTGAACCTACTTATGTGTATGCTCAGAGCTTCACCTAAATCACGATCTCTCCAACTTTATCAGGTATATGTAAATTTTAACCCAATTCATTTTGTCTCTTTGGCCTGATTGTTTTTAAATTTCACATGCCTCTCTTGTACTGCTTATCTCAGAAACAGGGCTATCAGGCTGATCAACCGAATCCCATCTGGAGCGAACTAAGTTTAGTTCCCGAATGTTTGTTAACAAGTCTAGAAACTGTGGAATGGACAAACTATGAAGGAACAAAAGAAGAGAAAGAAGTGGTGGAATTTATCTTAAGAAACAGCCTTAGTCTAACAAAGGTGACGATCTCCTCTAAACCCAGACACCCCGAGGAGAAACTTGAGATGATTAAGGAGTTGGCATTGTCGTTCAGGCGTTCACCTATCTGCCAGCTTGTGTTCGACTGAAGCCACTGTCAGACATGTTAAGTAACGCTGTCTTTGGTCTGAATCTTAGATAAACTATTTTAACGTTTTATGCTTCTCTCGCATAAGTAGAAAAAATAATGAATATCTCTATAAAATATCGTAGTTGAATTCGGAGAAATAGATGGAATTCAATATACCTAAGTGATAAACAATTGATTGTTGACCGAAAAAATAACCAAACCGACTAGATATAAATATCCAAAATCATATGTCTAATTAATTAAAATAATATAAAATTATATATAAATTATATATATATATATTATAAATTGATTTAAAACTAAAACTAAATATCTATTTATTATAATATATTAGTTTTTTTAAATATTTATATACGTGGATGAACCCTAGTAAACACATTTTGACGTGGCTTTGTAATCTAGCTATGATATGTAGCCATTTCAAGAAAATTTGGATGTGGCATTGTATAGCTCTCATGAATGGATATAAGCACATAGTTTATAATAGTCAAATATAAACACTTACTAATGTAGTATAGAAATTTGTCTATATGCAATATAATTAGGGACGCATATAATTAAGATGAAAATTTAGTCGTTATGATATCTACATTTATCCATATTGCTTAGCGTATTGTTAATTAGCGCCTCTATGATTACACTTAAACTAAAGAAGAATGTTGGACATTTAAGTGAACTGTTAAAAATTCTTATGTTAAGTCGTTACAAATTATTGAATTTATGGTTAATTTGATGAACTATCACATTTTGATTAACGATTGGATGATTAACTATTATATGTCGGATAATCATTATAAACTTTTATTTTTATAGAACTTTTAGTGTGCAATAACAAAACGCTCTGTGGAAAAGAGAGAGAAATTTACTATAGCAAATGATCATGAAGTATATTTGCGTCAATACTAAAACTTTATTTGTATATAGTTTGTATTTTAATCTAAAACAAGAAAAACTTTGTATTCTCTTTTATATACGGAATTTTGTGTAATTCATAATTTAATAAAAGTCAAAATACTCTAGGAAAAATGTTATTGTACATGGTCCATCCATTATCCAAGTTATGAATTTCATCACGATCCCACGACACAGATTTGATACCTAACAATTCCAGATTATAAAATAAAAGCATATACAAAATGGTAAAGCTTTCCCATTGTTTCGATGGATTGCCTACTAATAAAACAGTTGAAGTTGTAACCCATAATTTTCTATTTTGGGGGGAGATGTTTGTTGATATTGTAGAACCTTCACGAGGAGAATCACTAAAAACTGAAAAGAGATTGGATTTCTTCTAAAGATTTTCCTCTAGTCTCTGGAACAAGCTTAGCTATGAACACAAATCCAATGCCAGTCACTGTGGTAAACATCAGAAATGTTCCTGCAGTTTAATAAACTTACAACTTAATAGCTATTTTATTTTCAAAATCTAATAGTTGTTACAATGTCGTTTACTTTTATCTTAAATTACATAATATTAAAAGATTACCCGTGGTACTCCACTGAAACAAGAAACTGAAGGAATAAGCAATGAGCCATGAGCTTATAGAGCTGGCCAAGCCACACATTGTTCCCGCTGCCCCCTTCACATCTACTGGATAAATCTATAACATATAATAGAAAATGAATTATAATAAACTTAACATTCACATGTTATAAAAAACATTTTTAATAATATAACCTCTGATGCTATGATCGATGGTATTGATCCCATGCCTAATCCATATGATCCAAAGTATAACTATTTCAATAAAGACGCAAATCATAGTTATGACCGCAGAATTTTGAATATATCATATACTTTATATTAAAACTAGCTAGGAGAATAGGCTATAATCTTTTTATAAATCAACAAAATAGTTTATTTCTAAAACTAAAACTTCAAAATCTTAAACAAAACCCTAAGTCGTGAAAACTAAACACTATATAACTCCTAAATCTAAATCTATATATAACTCTAAAGCTCAAACAAAACTTGGAGACTTTTTGTCAAAAAAACTGTTTATTTTTATTTTAGTTAAAATGATTCGATTTATTTAATTTTTTTTTTATCTTATTTATTAGTTACCGTGACACTAATCAGAGCCAATATAGGTGTTCCTGTTTCCCAGCAATGGTTCTCCTGCGCAATAAGAGAATCCGTTTTGAAACAACAACCAAAAAAGGGTTAGTAAAGTAGATGTAATAGTAAGCATGCCTTCAAGAAGAATGAAATGGCTGTGGCAAGACAGCCCAAGAACATTCCAGCTTGAGAAACCTAGAAAATCACTCAAAAATTTCACCTTAAGTTTCTTCAGAAACCGAAGAAACTAACCTATCACCTATGGTTATATACATTTACGCTACAGAGTTTTAAATTCTATTTTACCAGTAGGAGTGAACGTCTTCCGGATACATCCACAAGCACAGTACCTAAAACGCCTGCAAGCATCTACAAGAGTGTGTATATAATGATCAGTAAAAGCATATATACCGTATATATAATATATATATTCGAAAGGACTTAGGAATTCTAAACAAGGTCACTCGAAATCGGTAAAACCTGAACTATAGATGTCGATATGAATCCAACATCACTCGATACACCTGATCCTCATAATTATCGACAATTATCGTTAAGGTAAATAAATATATAAAAATCAAGATTTCATTGAAGAAGAAGAGTTATTTTACCGGTAGATATGAAAATAGACTCAGTGTAAAAAGAATAACCACTAAGACCTCCAAGTTGAGGCAAAGCTATAAGAACAACTCCAATCTGTGTAAACCAAACGGTTTATTAAATCAAGAAAATAGAAGAAGAACAAGAACAATGTCTTGAGAGTAATTACAGTAAGTGAGAACGCGTATTTTCGCTGAAACAACTTGAGGAAACCACGATCATCTCCTTGTTGTTTAACATGTTCTGTATATGCCTGATGATCATCAAAATATTGTGTAGTAAAAAATATATACATTGATCCTATGATTATTCATGCATATAGATGCTTACTAATATCTCTCCTGCTTCATCTGATACATCAGAATTTTCTCCTCGCAATCTTGACAAAATCTCTTCAACCTCCTTCTCTCTCCCAACTTTAGCCTACAGAACATATTTTCAAGGTTATTCTGTTCAGTATATAGAACATTCGACAGAAACATTATTTTAATGTTTTCTTTTGGAAGTAATACCAATAATCTAACATGTTAACATAAGCATAAATGAAAAAAATAACTAAATGCGTACTAGCCATCTAGGAGACTCGGGGATGAAGAAAAGAAGAGGCAGAATCATAAGAGAAGGTATAGAACCTGTCCAAAGCCAAAAGGCAAAACCGTCAGTACAATTATTATGTTTTGGTCCACTAAGGAAAA
The DNA window shown above is from Brassica oleracea var. oleracea cultivar TO1000 chromosome C3, BOL, whole genome shotgun sequence and carries:
- the LOC106333004 gene encoding sugar transporter ERD6-like 15 isoform X5, translating into MAEEVSLLSSPSESSTSLLSEISNASTRAFVLAFTVGSCGAFAFGCIIGYSAPTQSSIMKDLNLSIADYSLFGSILTVGLILGALICGKLTDLVGRVYTIWITNILFVIGWFAIAFAKAVWLLDLGRLLQGISIGISAYLAKVGREKEVEEILSRLRGENSDVSDEAGEILAYTEHVKQQGDDRGFLKLFQRKYAFSLTIGVVLIALPQLGGLSGYSFYTESIFISTGVSSDVGFISTSIVQMLAGVLGTVLVDVSGRRSLLLVSQAGMFLGCLATAISFFLKENHCWETGTPILALISVTLYFGSYGLGMGSIPSIIASEIYPVDVKGAAGTMCGLASSISSWLIAYSFSFLFQWSTTGTFLMFTTVTGIGFVFIAKLVPETRGKSLEEIQSLFSF
- the LOC106333004 gene encoding sugar transporter ERD6-like 15 isoform X2 yields the protein MAEEVSLLSSPSESSTSLLSEISNASTRAFVLAFTVGSCGAFAFGCIIGYSAPTQSSIMKDLNLSIADYSLFGSILTVGLILGALICGKLTDLVGRVYAVWLLDLGRLLQGISIGISAYLGPVYITEIAPRKLRGAACSMSQLFTGVGISVVYALGTVVAWRNLAILGSIPSLMILPLLFFIPESPRWLAKVGREKEVEEILSRLRGENSDVSDEAGEILAYTEHVKQQGDDRGFLKLFQRKYAFSLTIGVVLIALPQLGGLSGYSFYTESIFISTGVSSDVGFISTSIVQMLAGVLGTVLVDVSGRRSLLLVSQAGMFLGCLATAISFFLKENHCWETGTPILALISVTLYFGSYGLGMGSIPSIIASEIYPVDVKGAAGTMCGLASSISSWLIAYSFSFLFQWSTTGTFLMFTTVTGIGFVFIAKLVPETRGKSLEEIQSLFSF
- the LOC106333004 gene encoding sugar transporter ERD6-like 15 isoform X3; amino-acid sequence: MAEEVSLLSSPSESSTSLLSEISNASTRAFVLAFTVGSCGAFAFGCIIGYSAPTQSSIMKDLNLSIADYSLFGSILTVGLILGALICGKLTDLVGRVYTIWITNILFVIGWFAIAFAKAVWLLDLGRLLQGISIGISAYLGPVYITEIAPRKLRGAACSMSQLFTGVGISVVYALGTVVAWRNLAILGSIPSLMILPLLFFIPESPRWLAKVGREKEVEEILSRLRGENSDVSDEAGEILAYTEHVKQQGDDRGFLKLFQRKYAFSLTIGVVLIALPQLGGLSGYSFYTESIFISTGVSSDVGFISTSIVQMLAGVLGTVLVDVSGRRSLLLVSQAGMFLGCLATAISFFLKENHCWETGTPILALISVTIYPVDVKGAAGTMCGLASSISSWLIAYSFSFLFQWSTTGTFLMFTTVTGIGFVFIAKLVPETRGKSLEEIQSLFSF
- the LOC106333004 gene encoding sugar transporter ERD6-like 15 isoform X4 encodes the protein MAEEVSLLSSPSESSTSLLSEISNASTRAFVLAFTVGSCGAFAFGCIIGYSAPTQSSIMKDLNLSIADYSLFGSILTVGLILGALICGKLTDLVGRVYTIWITNILFVIGWFAIAFAKAVWLLDLGRLLQGISIGISAYLLFTGVGISVVYALGTVVAWRNLAILGSIPSLMILPLLFFIPESPRWLAKVGREKEVEEILSRLRGENSDVSDEAGEILAYTEHVKQQGDDRGFLKLFQRKYAFSLTIGVVLIALPQLGGLSGYSFYTESIFISTGVSSDVGFISTSIVQMLAGVLGTVLVDVSGRRSLLLVSQAGMFLGCLATAISFFLKENHCWETGTPILALISVTLYFGSYGLGMGSIPSIIASEIYPVDVKGAAGTMCGLASSISSWLIAYSFSFLFQWSTTGTFLMFTTVTGIGFVFIAKLVPETRGKSLEEIQSLFSF
- the LOC106333004 gene encoding sugar transporter ERD6-like 15 isoform X1, translated to MAEEVSLLSSPSESSTSLLSEISNASTRAFVLAFTVGSCGAFAFGCIIGYSAPTQSSIMKDLNLSIADYSLFGSILTVGLILGALICGKLTDLVGRVYTIWITNILFVIGWFAIAFAKAVWLLDLGRLLQGISIGISAYLGPVYITEIAPRKLRGAACSMSQLFTGVGISVVYALGTVVAWRNLAILGSIPSLMILPLLFFIPESPRWLAKVGREKEVEEILSRLRGENSDVSDEAGEILAYTEHVKQQGDDRGFLKLFQRKYAFSLTIGVVLIALPQLGGLSGYSFYTESIFISTGVSSDVGFISTSIVQMLAGVLGTVLVDVSGRRSLLLVSQAGMFLGCLATAISFFLKENHCWETGTPILALISVTLYFGSYGLGMGSIPSIIASEIYPVDVKGAAGTMCGLASSISSWLIAYSFSFLFQWSTTGTFLMFTTVTGIGFVFIAKLVPETRGKSLEEIQSLFSF